The Thermoleophilia bacterium nucleotide sequence TCGTCGCCAGCGTCTGGTTCTCCTCGCGGATGGCGACTTTCTCCTTGGCCTCGATCGCCTGATGGAGACCCTCGGAGTAGCGACGACCCTCGAGAATACGACCGGTGAACTCGTCGACGATGAGCACCTCACCGCTCTGAACGACGTATTCCACGTCCTTGTGGTAGAGCGCCTCGGCGCGCAACGCCTGCAACAAGTGGTTGACGAGGCCGCCGTTTGAGTCCTTGTAGAGATTGTCGATGTTGAGCGCTTTCTCGACCTTGGCGACGCCGCTCTCGGTGATCGCCACGGTGCGCGCCTTCTCATCGACCTCGTAGTCTTCCTCCGGATGCAGCTTGGGCACGACGCGGGCGAACTGACGATAGGTGTCGGCGGCCGTCTCCGGAGCGCCGCTGATGATCAGCGGCGTGCGCGCCTCGTCGACCAGGATCGAGTCGACCTCATCGACGATGCAGTAGGTATGACCGCGCTGCACCATGTGCTCGCGGCGCATGGTCATGTTGTCGCGCAGGTAGTCGAAGCCGAACTCCGAGTTGGTGCCGTAGGTAACGTCCGCCGCGTACTGCACGTGGCGGACTGCCGGGCTCATGTTGGCCTGAATGACGCCGACCTCGAGGCCGAGAAAGCGATAGATCTGCCCCATCCACTCGGCATCGCGCTTGGCGAGGTAGTCGTTGACCGTCACCAGATGCGCGCCCTTACCGGCGATCGCGTTGAGGTACATCGGCATGGTAGCGACGAGGGTCTTGCCTTCGCCGGTCTTCATCTCGGCGATGTCGCCCTCGTGCAGCACGATGCCGCCCATGATCTGCACATCGAAAGGCCGCAGACCCAGCGTGCGTTTGGACGCTTCGCGTGCGACCGCGAAGGCCTCAAAGAGAAGATCGTCGAGCAACTCGCCGTTTGCATGCCGCTGGCGGAACTCGTCTGTTTTGGCCCGCAGAGCGGCGTCGTCCAGCGACGCGAACTCGGCCTCGAACTGACCGACGCGCGCCGCTTGCTCGACCAGGGCCTTCATGCGCCGGCCTTCGCCCGCGCGCAGGAGTTTGTCGACGATCTTGATCACCGGTGTGCTACCTCAGTCTTCGCTGGGCTCGATGAGCCCGTAGTGGCCGTCGTTGCGGCGGTACACGACATTGGTACGGCTCGACTCGGCGTTGGTGAACATGAAAAAGTTGTGACCGACGAGCTCGAGCTGCAATGTGGCCTCGTGGACCGTCATCGGCTTGAGCGCGAACTGCTTGGTCTTGACGATGCGGCCATCGTCGGTGACCTCGTCGCCGTCACCCTCGATGGCAGCGCCCACCGCGACTGGCTCGAGCTCGGGGACCAGCTCGCCGGCTTCGAGCTTTTCATGGCCGCGGCGCGTCTTGCCGTGCACCTTGTCGTGGTACTTCTTGGTCTGGCGAGTGAGCTTGTCCATCACCAGATCGATGGCGGCATACATATCGGTGGCAGACTCGCGGGCGCGAATGACGGGGCCGCGGGTGAAGATCGTCGCCTCGGCGACACACGGCTCGGGGATACTCGGATTCTTCTCGACCATGAGCTCCAGCTCGACGCGCGTAACTTCGTCGATACGGCGCTGCAGGAGGAGTTTGTGGACGCGCTCGACCTTTTCGTCGGCGTAGTCACGCAGAGCCTCGGTGACCGTGACGTTGCGGCCCTTGACTTGGGTCTTCATCGACATCGCTCCTTTCGGACGGCGGCGTCTATCGTGTTTTGCGACGGAACAGCGCGGACAGTCCGCGCAAACGTAAAGGTGTGGGGTTCGAGACCAGTGTTGATGAGTACTTCAGCACCATGGCTCAGCGTTTCGCCCGTGGTGTACACATCGTCAACTATCATAACCCGCTTGAACATTCTTACTACCCGCTCGGCATCCTCCCTGACAGCAAACGACTGAGACACGTTGGCGGCGCGCGCGTGGCGGCCAAGGCCGCTCTGCCGCGCCCCATGACGCACACGCTCGAGCAGCGGCGCGCACGGCAGGCCGGTAGCACGCGCCAACCCACGCGCCAGGCCCTCGGCTTGATTGAACCCACGCTCAAGCACGTGATCGCGGTGCCCCGGCACCCACGTGACGAGCAGCTTGGGGTCGGCGGCGCGCGCCCGCGGGTCGTCGCCGAGCCGCGCTGCGGCAGCGGCGAAGGCCGGGCGCGCCAGACCGACCATCTCGTCGACGACGGACCGGTAGGCGCGGAACTTGCACACGGTGACCAACGCCTTGGCCGCGCCGTCGTAGGTGAACGCGGCGCCAGCCGTGACGAACCACGGCGTGCGCTCGCGGCACTCGCGACAACCACCTCGTGGCGCCGGCGCGCCGCGCAGCAGCGCTCGTCGGGCAGGGGATGCAGCTCGCGCGCACAGGCGTCGCGCGAGCCACGCGCCGGCGCGCCCACAGGCCACGCAGCGCTTAGG carries:
- the raiA gene encoding ribosome-associated translation inhibitor RaiA; this translates as MKTQVKGRNVTVTEALRDYADEKVERVHKLLLQRRIDEVTRVELELMVEKNPSIPEPCVAEATIFTRGPVIRARESATDMYAAIDLVMDKLTRQTKKYHDKVHGKTRRGHEKLEAGELVPELEPVAVGAAIEGDGDEVTDDGRIVKTKQFALKPMTVHEATLQLELVGHNFFMFTNAESSRTNVVYRRNDGHYGLIEPSED